A single window of Nocardioides baekrokdamisoli DNA harbors:
- the typA gene encoding translational GTPase TypA — MTKFANLRNVAIVAHVDHGKTTLVDAMLRQGGAFSAHDLESATDRVMDSGDLEREKGITILAKNTAIHYNGAYAPEGGMTINIIDTPGHADFGGEVERGLSMVDGIVLLVDASEGPLPQTRFVLRKALNADMPVVLVVNKTDRHDSRIDEVVDETYELFMDLLDDSHSHDALDFPVIYASGKAGIASLVKPENGTLPEGSNLEPLFQTILDTIPAPSYDEGAPLQAHVTNLDASPFLGRLALLRIKQGELKKGQQVAWMRRDGAVKNVKITELLITEGLTRVPGELAGPGDIVAIAGIPDIMIGETLADPENPIALPLIHVDEPAISMTIGTNTSPLVGKVKGSKVTARMVLDRLNSELIGNVSLRVLPTERPDAWEVQGRGELALAILVEQMRREGYELTVGKPQVVTKEIDGKVHEPLERLTIDAPEEFLGAITELLATRKGRMENMTNHGTGWIRLEFVVPARGLIGFRTDFLTETRGTGMSSSISEGYTPWAGEIRARNNGSLVADRSGAVTAHAMTSLQERGTLFVKPGTEVYEGMIVGENSRQDDMDVNITREKQQTNIRSATSDNFEKLTPPRDLSLEQCLEFCRDDECVEVTPEMTRIRKVVLDANERAKVASRLRKSNKS; from the coding sequence ATGACCAAGTTCGCGAACCTGCGCAACGTCGCCATCGTGGCGCACGTCGACCACGGCAAGACCACCCTCGTCGACGCCATGCTCCGTCAGGGCGGCGCCTTCAGCGCCCACGACCTCGAGTCGGCGACCGACCGGGTCATGGACTCCGGTGACCTGGAGCGCGAGAAGGGCATCACGATCCTCGCGAAGAACACCGCGATCCATTACAACGGTGCGTACGCCCCCGAGGGCGGCATGACCATCAACATCATCGACACCCCCGGCCACGCCGACTTCGGTGGCGAGGTCGAGCGCGGCCTGTCGATGGTCGACGGCATCGTGCTCCTGGTCGACGCCTCCGAGGGCCCGCTCCCGCAGACCCGATTCGTCCTGCGCAAGGCCCTCAACGCCGACATGCCGGTCGTCCTGGTGGTCAACAAGACCGACCGCCACGACTCCCGCATCGACGAGGTCGTCGACGAGACGTACGAACTCTTCATGGACCTCCTCGACGACTCGCACTCCCACGATGCTCTCGACTTCCCGGTCATCTACGCCTCGGGCAAGGCCGGCATCGCGTCGCTGGTGAAGCCCGAGAACGGCACCCTCCCGGAGGGCTCCAACCTGGAGCCGCTGTTCCAGACGATCCTGGACACCATCCCGGCCCCGTCGTACGACGAGGGCGCGCCGCTGCAGGCCCACGTCACCAACCTTGACGCCTCGCCGTTCCTCGGTCGTCTGGCTCTCCTGCGGATCAAGCAGGGCGAGTTGAAGAAGGGCCAGCAGGTCGCCTGGATGCGCCGCGACGGCGCGGTCAAGAACGTCAAGATCACCGAACTGCTGATCACCGAGGGCCTGACCCGCGTGCCCGGCGAACTGGCCGGTCCCGGCGACATCGTCGCCATCGCGGGCATCCCGGACATCATGATCGGCGAGACGCTGGCCGACCCGGAGAACCCGATCGCCCTGCCGCTGATCCACGTCGACGAGCCGGCCATCTCGATGACCATCGGTACGAACACCTCGCCGCTCGTCGGCAAGGTCAAGGGCTCCAAGGTCACCGCCCGCATGGTGCTGGACCGCCTCAACTCCGAGCTCATCGGCAACGTGTCCCTGCGCGTACTCCCGACCGAGCGTCCGGACGCGTGGGAGGTCCAGGGCCGTGGTGAGTTGGCGCTGGCGATCCTCGTGGAGCAGATGCGGCGCGAAGGCTACGAGCTCACCGTCGGCAAGCCGCAGGTCGTCACCAAAGAGATCGACGGCAAGGTCCACGAGCCGCTCGAGCGCCTGACCATCGACGCTCCGGAGGAGTTCCTCGGTGCCATCACCGAGCTCCTCGCGACCCGTAAGGGCCGCATGGAGAACATGACCAACCACGGCACCGGCTGGATCCGCCTGGAGTTCGTCGTCCCCGCCCGCGGCTTGATCGGTTTCCGGACCGACTTCCTCACCGAGACCCGCGGCACCGGCATGTCGTCCTCGATCTCGGAGGGCTACACCCCGTGGGCCGGCGAGATCCGGGCCCGCAACAACGGCTCGCTCGTCGCCGACCGTTCCGGCGCGGTGACCGCGCACGCGATGACCTCGCTCCAGGAGCGCGGCACCCTGTTCGTGAAGCCGGGCACCGAGGTGTACGAGGGCATGATCGTCGGCGAGAACTCGCGCCAGGACGACATGGACGTCAACATCACCCGCGAGAAGCAGCAGACCAACATCCGCTCCGCGACGTCGGACAACTTCGAGAAGCTCACCCCGCCGCGCGACCTGTCGCTCGAGCAGTGCCTCGAGTTCTGCCGCGACGACGAGTGCGTCGAGGTCACCCCGGAGATGACCCGGATCCGCAAGGTCGTCCTGGACGCCAACGAGCGCGCGAAGGTTGCGAGCCGTTTGCGGAAGTCGAACAAGTCGTAG
- a CDS encoding class III extradiol ring-cleavage dioxygenase family protein, with protein MRIAVVPGTLALQERYASLTDPIPELRAAVTAAREWADRVFVINGSARRTQASPGPFDERAVPFDEALFTALTGPDVARIRSTDQRLATELWATVGSAPDLADALASKPWQVSVDYHDAPTGVAWWVIRYAS; from the coding sequence GTGAGGATCGCGGTCGTGCCGGGGACATTGGCTCTTCAGGAGCGGTACGCGTCCCTCACCGATCCGATCCCGGAACTGCGCGCCGCGGTGACGGCTGCGCGCGAATGGGCCGACCGGGTCTTCGTGATCAACGGCTCCGCCCGGCGTACGCAGGCCTCTCCCGGGCCTTTCGACGAACGAGCGGTTCCGTTCGACGAGGCGTTGTTCACGGCGTTGACCGGGCCCGACGTCGCAAGGATCCGCTCGACAGACCAGAGGCTCGCCACCGAACTCTGGGCGACCGTCGGCTCCGCGCCGGACCTCGCCGACGCGCTGGCCAGCAAGCCGTGGCAGGTCAGCGTCGACTACCACGACGCTCCGACCGGAGTGGCCTGGTGGGTCATCAGGTACGCATCATGA
- a CDS encoding dihydrofolate reductase family protein has protein sequence MRTLLGDTSYTWPAGPWVRATMVSTADGSAHGPDGLSGTINNATDKELFNRLRDTADVILVGGGTARAEGYGPVTTPIVVVAHGFPADLAWATVVSGEPRSIITGMYEDGYQHIHVEGGPHLLTDLLTAGVVDELCVTYTPALVGGSYGRITAGPDLSVGLTLASLAEDDGTLFARWLVNR, from the coding sequence ATGAGGACTCTGCTCGGTGACACCTCGTACACCTGGCCCGCCGGTCCGTGGGTGCGCGCGACGATGGTGTCGACCGCCGACGGCTCGGCGCACGGGCCGGATGGCCTCAGCGGGACGATCAACAACGCGACCGACAAGGAACTCTTCAACCGACTGCGGGACACGGCGGACGTGATCCTGGTGGGCGGTGGCACGGCCCGGGCCGAGGGTTACGGACCGGTCACCACGCCGATCGTCGTTGTCGCGCACGGGTTCCCCGCCGATCTGGCGTGGGCCACGGTCGTCTCCGGCGAGCCGCGCTCGATCATCACCGGAATGTACGAGGACGGCTACCAGCACATCCACGTCGAAGGCGGGCCCCACCTGCTCACCGACCTGCTCACCGCCGGCGTGGTCGACGAGTTGTGTGTGACGTACACGCCCGCGCTCGTCGGTGGTTCGTACGGGCGGATCACCGCCGGTCCGGATCTGAGCGTGGGCCTCACGCTGGCTTCGCTCGCGGAGGACGACGGGACGCTCTTCGCCCGGTGGCTCGTCAACCGCTGA
- a CDS encoding enoyl-CoA hydratase-related protein, with product MTDLMIERREGVVEVTFNRPEKFNSFTRAMYTEMRELFLATAQDTTVKAVVLRGAGGKAFAAGNDIADFLAQDQVSYEAEIRTMFDALAALPQVTIAAVDGVCVGGGLGIATFCDLRLATAKSKFGYPIARTLGNALSAPVLFRCAAIFGESITREMLLAARLVTAQRAYGLGALAEVVEDGDALTASVAALVEEILLLSGVTRRTTKDQLAFRAGTIEQVPEGEEALLREVYGGPDFAEGVRAFLAKEKPAFRG from the coding sequence GTGACTGATCTGATGATCGAACGCCGCGAAGGCGTCGTCGAGGTGACCTTCAACCGCCCGGAGAAGTTCAACTCCTTCACCCGCGCGATGTACACCGAGATGCGCGAGCTCTTCCTCGCCACCGCCCAGGACACCACCGTGAAGGCGGTCGTGCTCCGCGGTGCCGGAGGCAAGGCGTTCGCCGCCGGCAATGACATTGCCGACTTCCTGGCACAGGACCAGGTCTCGTACGAAGCCGAGATCCGGACGATGTTCGACGCCCTGGCTGCACTCCCGCAGGTCACGATCGCGGCCGTCGACGGCGTCTGCGTCGGCGGCGGCCTGGGGATCGCGACGTTCTGCGACCTCCGGTTGGCGACGGCGAAATCGAAGTTCGGCTACCCGATCGCGAGGACCCTCGGCAACGCACTCTCCGCCCCCGTGCTGTTCCGCTGCGCCGCGATCTTCGGCGAATCGATCACCCGCGAGATGTTGCTCGCCGCCCGGTTGGTCACCGCCCAGCGGGCGTACGGCCTCGGCGCGCTGGCGGAAGTGGTCGAGGACGGAGACGCGCTAACCGCCTCGGTGGCGGCGCTCGTCGAGGAGATCCTGCTCCTGTCGGGGGTCACCCGGCGTACGACCAAGGATCAACTCGCCTTCCGCGCGGGCACGATCGAGCAGGTGCCCGAAGGTGAGGAGGCGCTGCTGCGCGAGGTGTACGGCGGCCCCGACTTCGCCGAGGGCGTACGCGCGTTCCTCGCGAAGGAGAAGCCGGCGTTCAGGGGCTGA
- a CDS encoding response regulator, giving the protein MITTLIVDDDFRVSRIHAAYVAGVEGFRVIGEAHTLREALTSIESLKPDLVLLDVYLPDGSGLDVLTQDLPGDYRPDCIVITAARDVATVRTAMQRGAVHFLVKPFPAAALRERLISYRDLHRQLKALSDEPDQAEVDRLFRTLRGPDELPPTLRKGHSAPTLELVRSAVRQSPEPISAADIAEQVGISRPTAQRYLAYLAEHGLVRLELRYGGAGRPEHLYAPVAPR; this is encoded by the coding sequence ATGATCACCACACTCATCGTCGACGACGACTTCCGGGTGTCCCGGATCCACGCGGCGTACGTGGCCGGCGTCGAGGGCTTCCGGGTCATCGGAGAAGCGCACACGCTGCGCGAGGCGCTCACCTCGATCGAGTCGTTGAAGCCGGATCTGGTGCTGCTGGACGTCTACCTGCCCGACGGCAGCGGGCTGGACGTCCTCACCCAGGATCTGCCCGGCGACTATCGGCCGGACTGCATCGTCATCACCGCAGCCCGTGACGTCGCGACGGTGCGTACTGCCATGCAACGCGGCGCCGTGCACTTCCTGGTCAAGCCCTTCCCGGCGGCGGCGCTGCGAGAGCGACTCATCAGCTATCGCGACCTGCACCGGCAGCTCAAGGCGCTCAGCGACGAGCCGGACCAGGCAGAGGTCGACCGCCTGTTCCGTACGCTGCGCGGTCCCGACGAGTTGCCGCCGACTCTCCGCAAGGGCCACTCGGCTCCCACGCTCGAACTTGTGCGATCGGCCGTCCGGCAGTCGCCGGAGCCGATCTCAGCCGCTGACATCGCCGAGCAGGTGGGCATCAGTCGTCCGACGGCCCAGCGCTATCTCGCCTACCTCGCCGAGCACGGGCTCGTACGCCTGGAACTCCGGTACGGAGGTGCCGGTCGGCCGGAGCACCTCTACGCCCCGGTCGCGCCGCGCTGA
- a CDS encoding sensor histidine kinase: MRKLSTQILASQVVILVITVAVGFGLFVRGERTNLDHTYERRAGAIAATTAQIPDIRRCMAASARCGDTIQRLAIDVMNSTGASYVVVIDLHRIRHSHPYAALIGQPVSEPIATLDGQIHYTVDAGSTGRSANGKAPLYDLAGAMVGEVSVGLQESSVAATWRSELPLMGLWFGVALGVGALVSLVLAARLKRRTFGLELDEIALLFQEREAVLHGIREGMIALDEHQRVVVMNDEARRLADLGSVSLGERLKDALPEGRLRDVLTGATAGRDDVVLTDDFCLTVNRMPVSLAGRPHGSVITLRDRTELAGLLRELDSVRGMTDALRAQQHEFSNRMHTVAGLLELGEHQEALAYLTDLVGGEASRSESLRERIASPLVVALLLAKTTIASERGIDLVLTDDSWLGDVPTREQAVTTIVGNLIDNALDALSGDGFEPGRQGRVEVSIVEDPSEIRIRVRDNGPGLPPGAATAVFVDGYTTKPARESVHRGLGLALVHRIVQRLGGVITASEGPGAEFSVTLPKDAS; the protein is encoded by the coding sequence ATGCGCAAACTCTCGACCCAGATCCTGGCCAGCCAGGTGGTCATCCTGGTGATCACGGTGGCGGTCGGCTTCGGCCTGTTCGTCCGGGGCGAGCGTACGAACCTCGACCACACGTACGAACGCCGCGCAGGCGCGATCGCGGCAACCACCGCGCAGATACCTGACATCCGCCGCTGCATGGCGGCGAGTGCCCGGTGTGGGGACACCATCCAGCGGCTGGCGATCGACGTGATGAACTCGACGGGTGCCTCGTACGTCGTGGTCATCGACCTCCACCGGATCCGGCACTCGCACCCGTACGCGGCGCTCATCGGGCAGCCCGTCTCCGAGCCGATTGCCACGCTTGACGGCCAGATCCACTACACCGTCGACGCCGGAAGCACCGGCCGGTCCGCAAACGGCAAGGCGCCGTTGTACGACCTCGCCGGAGCGATGGTCGGCGAGGTCTCGGTGGGGCTCCAGGAGAGTTCGGTGGCTGCGACGTGGCGCAGCGAACTGCCGTTGATGGGACTGTGGTTCGGGGTCGCCCTCGGAGTCGGCGCCCTGGTCTCCCTTGTTCTGGCTGCACGGCTCAAACGGCGGACCTTCGGGCTCGAACTGGACGAGATCGCCCTGCTCTTCCAGGAGCGTGAGGCCGTCCTCCACGGGATCCGCGAGGGCATGATCGCGCTGGACGAGCATCAGCGGGTCGTGGTGATGAACGACGAGGCCAGGCGTCTGGCGGACCTCGGCTCGGTCAGTCTCGGCGAGCGACTCAAGGACGCGCTGCCGGAGGGACGGCTTCGGGACGTACTCACCGGTGCCACCGCCGGACGCGACGATGTCGTCCTCACCGACGACTTCTGTCTGACCGTCAACCGGATGCCGGTCTCGTTGGCGGGACGGCCACACGGATCGGTGATCACGCTGCGTGACCGGACGGAGCTGGCCGGCCTGCTCCGCGAGTTGGACAGCGTACGCGGCATGACGGATGCCCTCCGTGCGCAGCAGCACGAGTTCTCCAACCGGATGCACACCGTGGCCGGCCTGCTGGAGCTCGGCGAGCACCAGGAGGCGCTCGCGTATCTGACCGATCTCGTCGGGGGCGAGGCGAGCCGCTCGGAGTCGCTCCGTGAGCGGATCGCCAGCCCTCTGGTCGTGGCGCTGCTGCTCGCCAAGACCACCATCGCCTCCGAGCGAGGCATCGACCTGGTGCTGACCGATGACTCCTGGCTGGGCGACGTACCCACCCGCGAGCAGGCGGTCACCACGATCGTCGGCAACCTGATCGACAATGCCCTCGACGCGCTCTCGGGCGACGGTTTCGAGCCAGGTCGGCAGGGTCGCGTGGAGGTGTCGATCGTGGAGGACCCGAGCGAGATCCGGATCCGGGTACGCGACAACGGACCGGGGCTCCCGCCGGGCGCGGCCACCGCCGTGTTCGTCGACGGCTATACGACCAAGCCGGCGCGCGAGTCGGTCCACCGCGGACTGGGGCTGGCGCTGGTCCATCGCATCGTGCAGCGGCTCGGCGGCGTCATCACTGCAAGCGAGGGCCCGGGCGCGGAGTTCTCGGTCACCCTTCCGAAGGATGCGTCATGA
- a CDS encoding ABC transporter ATP-binding protein translates to MSEVHSARVELVDVSKRFLTPSGDVFTAVRDVTFTVEPGEFCAVVGPTGCGKSTTLSLVSGLDKPSEGTVTVGGKPVDGIADGVSFMFQQDALLPWKSVLHNVALGPIFRGVKKKDAYAKARDWLRRVGLAGFEDRYPHQLSGGMRKRVAMAAALINEPRILIMDEPFGALDVQTKAIMSNELLNLWEQVRCSVIFITHDLDEAVALSDKVVVMTSSPGAVKDIYDIDLARPRGDVQEIRFQPRFVELQRQIWASLREEVERAYATTAKGVSV, encoded by the coding sequence ATGTCAGAAGTCCACAGTGCGCGCGTCGAACTCGTCGACGTCAGCAAACGATTCCTCACCCCGTCCGGGGATGTCTTCACCGCGGTACGCGATGTCACGTTCACCGTCGAACCGGGTGAGTTCTGTGCCGTGGTCGGTCCGACCGGCTGCGGCAAGTCCACGACCTTGTCCCTCGTCTCCGGCCTCGACAAGCCCTCCGAGGGCACTGTCACGGTGGGCGGCAAGCCGGTCGACGGCATCGCCGACGGTGTCTCCTTCATGTTCCAGCAGGACGCCCTCCTGCCCTGGAAGTCGGTCCTCCACAACGTCGCCCTCGGCCCGATCTTCCGCGGCGTCAAGAAGAAGGACGCGTACGCCAAGGCACGCGACTGGCTGCGTCGCGTCGGCCTGGCCGGCTTCGAGGACCGCTACCCCCATCAGCTCTCGGGCGGCATGCGCAAGCGCGTCGCGATGGCTGCGGCGCTGATCAACGAGCCGCGGATCCTGATCATGGACGAGCCGTTCGGCGCCCTGGACGTCCAGACCAAGGCGATCATGTCGAACGAGCTGCTCAACCTCTGGGAGCAGGTGCGCTGCTCGGTCATCTTCATCACCCACGACCTCGACGAAGCCGTCGCGCTCTCGGACAAGGTCGTCGTGATGACCTCCTCGCCGGGCGCGGTCAAGGACATCTACGACATCGACCTGGCCCGCCCGCGCGGCGACGTCCAGGAGATCCGCTTCCAGCCGCGCTTCGTCGAACTGCAGCGCCAGATCTGGGCCTCGCTGCGCGAAGAGGTCGAGCGCGCGTACGCGACGACCGCGAAGGGAGTCTCGGTATGA
- a CDS encoding ABC transporter permease, whose translation MSTTGGTRSSASARSPIDFVIALLGLAGFALSFFDYYTATTPTGVRFVNNAWHGWWGWLAAVLLLVAALAAAARIANVPVPGRDAICGYAANGGLALAAFALIVHPGITFSAGGSTHVSAFDILNPADTSATPGQIGWGWAAWTLLAVAVATALLISFSRPEPAVRRRRRLVVLSGQLLLTVAIFGSWQWATSGSHPLLDAFTYGKPSVIFQGDVQHGGLRWFFNGGTQFGAYSRQIYVTLKEAVFGFAVGSAAGVVAGVALGQNAYLADVFSPFIKVVNAIPRIVLGSIFVVAFGLGLTPKILLAGVLVFFVVFFNAFQGVREVDPNILSNARVLGASKWNITRHVTIPSAMTWIIASLHSAFGFAIVGVLVAEVLGSTEGLGDVIHASQGNFDGTGVFAVMITVAVIVLVAEALLTKLEHRLLGWRPASRSDAASI comes from the coding sequence ATGAGCACCACAGGTGGAACCCGATCGTCGGCATCAGCACGGAGCCCGATCGACTTCGTGATCGCACTCCTCGGCCTGGCCGGCTTCGCGCTGTCGTTCTTCGACTACTACACCGCAACCACGCCCACCGGCGTACGTTTCGTGAACAACGCCTGGCACGGCTGGTGGGGCTGGCTCGCCGCCGTACTCCTTCTTGTCGCCGCCCTGGCCGCAGCGGCCCGCATCGCCAACGTGCCGGTCCCCGGCCGTGACGCCATCTGCGGCTACGCCGCCAATGGCGGGCTGGCGCTGGCCGCCTTTGCGCTGATCGTGCACCCGGGGATCACCTTCTCCGCGGGTGGCAGCACCCACGTGTCGGCATTCGACATCCTCAACCCGGCCGACACCAGCGCGACGCCGGGCCAGATCGGCTGGGGTTGGGCTGCGTGGACCCTTCTCGCGGTCGCCGTGGCAACTGCGCTCCTGATCAGCTTCAGCCGCCCGGAGCCAGCGGTACGCCGCAGGCGCCGGCTGGTCGTCCTCAGTGGTCAACTCCTGCTGACCGTCGCCATCTTCGGCTCCTGGCAGTGGGCGACGTCTGGCAGCCACCCCCTGCTCGACGCCTTCACCTACGGCAAGCCGTCCGTCATCTTCCAGGGCGACGTCCAGCACGGCGGCCTGCGATGGTTCTTCAACGGAGGCACCCAGTTCGGGGCGTACAGCCGACAGATCTACGTGACGTTGAAGGAAGCGGTCTTCGGGTTCGCAGTCGGATCCGCAGCCGGAGTCGTCGCCGGAGTCGCGCTGGGCCAGAACGCGTACCTCGCCGATGTGTTCAGCCCGTTCATCAAGGTCGTCAACGCCATTCCGCGCATCGTCCTCGGATCGATCTTCGTGGTCGCGTTCGGCCTGGGCCTGACCCCGAAGATCCTCCTTGCCGGCGTCCTGGTCTTCTTCGTCGTCTTCTTCAACGCCTTCCAGGGCGTACGCGAGGTTGACCCGAACATCCTGTCGAACGCCCGAGTCCTCGGCGCCTCCAAGTGGAACATCACCCGGCACGTCACCATCCCGTCGGCGATGACCTGGATCATCGCCTCCCTGCACAGCGCCTTCGGATTCGCGATCGTCGGCGTCCTCGTGGCCGAGGTACTGGGGTCCACCGAGGGCCTGGGCGACGTCATCCACGCCTCACAAGGCAATTTCGACGGCACCGGCGTCTTCGCCGTGATGATCACCGTCGCCGTGATCGTCCTCGTGGCCGAAGCCCTGCTCACCAAGCTCGAGCACCGGTTGCTCGGATGGCGTCCCGCGTCGCGATCCGACGCCGCCAGCATCTGA
- a CDS encoding ABC transporter substrate-binding protein: protein MNRRIALAAAALLTATPALAACGSSSPSSASSNAFGASVSAAPTYNASFPTVKLMIGGWDKQIYLPYTLAQKLGFYQKYGVNVVLSTEGSVSAEDALLAGDVQMSGAWYNHTIQLQDKGKSVEDVVQLSGAPGERIMCGTNSGVHSPADIKGKKMGVTDIGSGTDTLTQFIAAKAGIKRSDYKTIGVGAGAPAIAQLQRGNIDCMMTTQPTVGALESQGLAYSAIDLATVQGAQAAIGDQWPAAGVLAKTDWVNSNKATVQKVVDALVATMHWIHTHNATDIANALPQSFVQNPLVTKADYIKSLTQDYGQFLPDGLMPASGAQNVLKSLVLVKVATGNEDLSKTYTNDFATQAAKDGALN from the coding sequence ATGAACCGTCGCATCGCCCTGGCAGCCGCTGCGCTGCTGACCGCCACGCCCGCCCTGGCGGCCTGTGGATCCTCCAGCCCGAGCAGCGCCTCGAGCAACGCCTTCGGTGCCTCGGTCTCGGCCGCGCCGACCTACAACGCCAGCTTCCCGACCGTGAAGCTCATGATCGGCGGCTGGGACAAGCAGATCTACCTTCCCTACACGCTGGCCCAGAAGCTCGGCTTCTACCAGAAGTACGGCGTCAACGTCGTGCTCAGCACCGAGGGCAGCGTCAGCGCCGAGGACGCGCTTCTGGCCGGCGACGTACAGATGTCCGGTGCTTGGTACAACCACACCATCCAGCTCCAGGACAAGGGCAAGAGCGTCGAGGACGTCGTCCAGCTCTCCGGCGCCCCGGGCGAGCGGATCATGTGTGGCACCAACAGCGGCGTCCACAGCCCGGCTGACATCAAGGGCAAGAAGATGGGCGTCACCGACATCGGCTCGGGCACCGACACCCTCACCCAGTTCATCGCCGCCAAGGCCGGCATCAAGCGCAGCGACTACAAGACGATCGGAGTCGGCGCCGGCGCACCGGCCATCGCCCAACTTCAGCGCGGCAACATCGACTGCATGATGACCACGCAGCCGACGGTCGGCGCCCTCGAGAGCCAAGGGCTGGCGTACTCGGCCATCGACCTGGCGACGGTCCAGGGCGCTCAGGCGGCCATCGGCGACCAGTGGCCCGCGGCCGGAGTCCTGGCGAAGACCGACTGGGTGAACAGCAACAAGGCGACCGTCCAGAAGGTGGTCGACGCGCTCGTCGCGACGATGCACTGGATCCACACCCACAACGCGACGGACATCGCCAACGCACTGCCGCAGTCGTTCGTCCAGAACCCGCTGGTGACCAAGGCCGACTACATCAAGTCCCTCACCCAGGACTACGGCCAGTTCCTGCCGGACGGCCTGATGCCCGCGTCGGGTGCCCAGAACGTCCTCAAGAGCCTCGTCCTCGTCAAGGTGGCCACAGGCAACGAGGACCTGAGCAAGACCTACACCAACGACTTCGCCACCCAGGCGGCGAAGGACGGCGCACTGAACTAG
- the folP gene encoding dihydropteroate synthase — protein sequence MVLKLRSISFDDNQPLVMAIVNRTPDSFYDQGSTYAEEAAWDRVAEVVEQGADIVDIGGVKAGYGAAVSAEEEIDRVAGFVARVRGAYPQLAISVDTWRASVARAVLAEGADLINDAWGGHDPGLVDVVAEFGAAVVCTHAGGLSPRTDPHRQEYDDVMASMLSSVLGYADRARAAGVAWESIIIDPAHDFAKNTFHSLETTRRLGEMVATGYPVLVSLSNKDFIGETLGRETGERLPGTLAATAISAWLGARIYRAHNVRETRDVIDMSWSIAGRRPPYRAIRGLS from the coding sequence GTGGTCCTCAAGCTCCGCTCGATCTCGTTCGACGACAACCAGCCGCTGGTGATGGCGATCGTCAACCGGACCCCGGACTCGTTCTACGACCAGGGCTCGACGTACGCGGAGGAAGCTGCGTGGGATCGGGTCGCGGAGGTCGTCGAACAAGGCGCCGACATCGTCGACATCGGCGGGGTGAAGGCCGGTTACGGGGCCGCTGTCTCGGCTGAGGAGGAGATCGACCGGGTCGCCGGGTTCGTGGCTCGCGTACGCGGTGCGTACCCACAGCTGGCGATCTCAGTCGACACCTGGCGGGCGTCGGTGGCTCGTGCGGTGCTCGCCGAGGGTGCCGACCTGATCAACGACGCCTGGGGTGGACACGACCCCGGGTTGGTGGACGTCGTGGCCGAGTTCGGCGCCGCCGTCGTGTGTACGCACGCCGGCGGGCTCTCGCCGCGCACCGACCCGCATCGCCAGGAGTACGACGACGTGATGGCGTCGATGCTGTCATCGGTGCTGGGCTACGCCGATCGAGCTCGTGCCGCCGGGGTGGCGTGGGAGTCGATCATCATCGATCCGGCCCATGACTTCGCGAAGAACACCTTCCACTCGCTGGAGACGACTCGGCGGTTGGGGGAGATGGTGGCCACCGGTTATCCGGTGCTCGTCTCGCTGTCCAACAAGGACTTCATCGGGGAGACCCTCGGTCGCGAGACCGGTGAGCGTCTGCCCGGCACCCTCGCCGCGACCGCCATCTCGGCATGGTTGGGAGCGCGGATCTATCGGGCCCACAACGTACGCGAGACGCGCGACGTGATCGACATGAGTTGGTCGATCGCTGGGCGCAGGCCGCCGTACCGCGCGATCCGCGGCCTCTCGTAA